A stretch of Acropora palmata chromosome 9, jaAcrPala1.3, whole genome shotgun sequence DNA encodes these proteins:
- the LOC141892565 gene encoding alpha-1,2-mannosyltransferase ALG9-like, whose protein sequence is MAVRSSVRRQKPTSSISSSPPFSSFLDTEDDELERKFSSYDDHSEWSPRPYTIFKLLLSARLCSAFLSNLSDCDETFNYWEPMHYLMFGSGFQTWEYSPKYAIRSYAYVLLHTIPGKLQVHLFEANKILVFYFLRFVLSITCAACETYFYRGIMKQFGNHVARIAIVFMLFSTGMFISAAAFLPSTFAMYMVLLSYGGWFAGNNAVAVMATAAGALIGWPFSAILGLPIAWDLVRQRRIIYFIELCVVSLILFLGPLIYIDSFYYGKTVIAPLNIVLYNVFGKGGPSLYGVEPWTFYFLNGALNFNVAFPLALLSLPACVFVRLVNIQTPLKKFPSSVLPVWLTLSGMYIWVLIFFTRPHKEERFLFPIYPFFCLFGAVTVTEVQKLFHHLMFRNSRHHYSGSSTWFPVSICVLFSLLSLSRSSALFHGYHAPLDLYVEFNHMSSNLEHPFPADRYINLCVGKEWYRYPSSFFLPSDRWRLQFIRSDFRGQLPKPYSNAANATQMIPTNMNDMNKEEPSRFISVSKCDFLVDLATERETEREPNFEKRFKEWEVVIKKPFLDAERSRRIFRAFYIPLVSSHYTTYVNYVLLRASQRGKAKRRAGKQMEESAR, encoded by the exons ggagagaaagttttcaagttaTGATGATCATTCTGAGTGGAGCCCAAGGCCCTACACAATTTTCAAGTTACTTTTGTCAGCAAGGCTCTGCTCAGCTTTTCTCAGCAACCTCTCTGACTGTGATGAAACATTCAACTATTGGGAACCA atgCATTACTTGATGTTTGGCTCTGGTTTCCAAACTTGGGAATACTCTCCAAAGTATGCCATCAGATCTTATGCGTATGTACTTTTACACACAATTCCTGGAAAATTACAAGTTCATCTATTTGAAGCAAATAAG ATACTggtgttttattttctccgCTTTGTTCTGTCAATAACATGTGCGGCCTGTGAGACATATTTTTATAG GGGAATAATGAAACAGTTTGGCAATCATGTTGCTCGGATTGCTATCGTTTTCATGCTCTTCAGCACAGGAATGTTCATCTCTGCTGCTG cTTTCCTTCCCAGTACATTTGCCATGTACATGGTGCTGTTATCATATGGTGGATGGTTTGCAGGAAACAATGCA gTTGCAGTTATGGCAACTGCGGCTGGTGCACTGATTGGCTGGCCATTTAGTGCTATTCTTGG GTTGCCAATAGCTTGGGACTTAGTCAGACAGAGAAGAATAATATACTTTATAGAATTGTGCGTGGTAtcactgattttatttttg GGACCACTTATTTATATAGACTCCTTTTATTATGGCAAGACTGTGATAGCACCATTGAATATAGTACTTTACAATGTGTTTGGGAAAGGAGGTCCTAGTCTTTATG GTGTGGAACCTTGGACATTCTACTTCCTTAATGGTGCTCTTAACTTCAATGTTGCATTCCCTCTGGCTCTCTTATCCCTCCCTGCTTGT GTTTTTGTCAGGCTGGTGAATATACAAACGCCATTAAAGAAAT TTCCATCATCTGTTTTACCAGTCTGGCTGACATTATCAGGAATGTACATTTGGGTTTTAATATTCTTTACCCGACCTCACAAG gAGGAAAGATTTCTGTTTCCCATCTATCCTTTTTTCTGTCTCTTTGGGGCTGTGACTGTTACAGAAGTGCAA AAACTATTCCATCACCTGATGTTCCGTAACAGCAGGCATCATTACTCAGGCTCTTCAACATGGTTTCCAGTTTCCatctgtgttttgttttcgttgttgTCTCTTTCCAGATCAAGTGCACTATTTCATG GATACCATGCTCCCTTGGACCTCTATGTAGAGTTCAATCACATGTCCTCCAACCTGGAACATCCCTTCCCAGCAGACAGGTACATCAACCTGTGCGTTGGAAAAGAATGGTACAGATATCCAAGCAGCTTCTTTCTTCCTTCGGATAG GTGGCGTCTTCAATTCATTCGCTCTGATTTTCGAGGCCAGTTACCCAAACCTTACAGTAACGCAGCCAACGCGACTCAAATGATTCCCACGAACATGAACGATATGAACAAAGAAGAGCCATCTAGATTT aTTTCAGTCTCGAAGTGCGACTTTCTTGTGGATTTGGCCACAGAAAGGGAAACTGAGCGTGAGCCTAACTTTGAGAAAAGGTTCAAAGAGTGGGAAGTTGTCATTAAAAAGCCATTTCTAGACGCTGAAAG atcTCGTCGTATCTTCAGAGCGTTTTATATTCCTCTCGTATCTTCGCATTACACAACTTACGTTAACTACGTCCTTCTGAGGGCCTCACAGAGAGGAAAAGCGAAGAGAAGAGCAGGAAAGCAGATGGAGGAATCAGCAAGATGA